From a region of the Corythoichthys intestinalis isolate RoL2023-P3 chromosome 7, ASM3026506v1, whole genome shotgun sequence genome:
- the mrpl54 gene encoding large ribosomal subunit protein mL54: MSCHTLFRVALQTRHIANNASLLTLHRINALNKLQACGYAKKVAVKGKGKGMVKEELKGPEVCKDPVRLTSYAVGVNIYKQREDPKIKPVEDYPEWLFQLNLDGPYKLHELEEESWAYWKRLRKENIWRQNKLRKGKKF, from the exons ATGTCCTGTCATACTTTATTCCGTGTCGCATTACAAACTAGACACATCGCAAACAATGCGTCGCTACTCACCCTCCACAGAATTAACGCGTTGAATAAATTACAAGCGTGCGGATATGCGAAAAAAGTGG CTGTCAAAGGCAAAGGAAAGGGAATGGTTAAAGAGGAGTTAAAAGGACCAGAGGTGTGCAAAGATCCCGTCAGACTGACTTCTTATGCCGTGGGGGTCAACATCTACAAACAAAGAGAGGACCCCAAAATCAAACCTGTTGAAGACTACCCAGAGTG GCTTTTTCAGTTAAACCTGGATGGACCTTACAAGCTTCACGAGCTAGAGGAGGAAAGTTGGGCGTACTGGAAGCGTCTCCGAAAGGAAAACATTTGGCGTCAAAATAAATTGCGTAAAGGGAAAAAGTTCTAG
- the fam32a gene encoding protein FAM32A-like has protein sequence MSEYEGVQKSALKLKGMGSISSGKKKKKKDKESKHRMEQVATSQNDDEVKAKRAYIDKRTPAQIAFDKMQEKRQMERILNKASKTHKHRVEDFNRHLDNLTEHYDIPKVSWTK, from the exons ATGTCGGAGTATGAGGGTGTTCAGAAAAGTGCCCTAAAACTTAAGGGCATGGGAAGCATTTCTtctggaaaaaa aAAAAAGAAGAAGGACAAGGAGAGCAAGCATCGCATGGAGCAGGTGGCGACCAGTCAGAACGACGACGAAGTGAAAGCCAAGCGGGCGTACATTGACAAAAGGACGCCGGCACAAATAGCCTTTGACAAGATGCAAGAAAAAagg CAAATGGAAAGAATTCTTAATAAGGCCTCCAAGACGCACAAACATCGAGTGGAG GACTTCAATAGGCACTTGGACAACCTCACTGAACATTATGATATTCCAAAAGTCAGCTGGACCAAATAA
- the fh gene encoding fumarate hydratase, mitochondrial codes for MLRSFLRVQQLKCNLRTLPSVHADCKLLLNPCRMASSDFRIERDTFGELKVPADKYYGAQTVRSTMNFKIGGPSERMPLPLIHAFGILKKAAAEVNKDYGLDPKIANAICQAADEVAAGKLDDHFPLVVWQTGSGTQTNMNVNEVISNRAIEILGGQLGSKNPVHPNDHVNKSQSSNDTFPTAMHIAAATEVHQVLLPGLQTLHDALAAKAQEFKDIIKIGRTHTQDAVPLSLGQEFGGYVQQVKYSIERVKAAMPRVYELAAGGTAVGTGLNTRVGFAEKVASTVSALTGLPFVTAANKFEALAAHDALVELSGALNTVAVSMMKIANDVRFLGSGPRSGLGELILPENEPGSSIMPGKVNPTQCEAMTMVAAQVMGNHVAVSVGGSNGHFELNVFKPMMAKNVLNSARLLGDASVSFSVNCVAGIQANRERIDKLMNESLMLVTALNPHIGYDKAATIAKTAHKKGSTLKAVAVELGYLTEEQFDQWVKPSEMLGPK; via the exons ATGCTTCGCTCTTTTCTACGTGTCCAACAGCTAAAGTGCAACTTGCGCACTTTGCCGAGTGTCCACGCAGACTGTAAACTCCTTCTAAATCCTTGCAGGATGGCCAGTTCGGACTTCCGGATCGAGCGTGACACGTTCGGCGAGCTCAAGGTCCCGGCGGACAAGTACTACGGCGCCCAGACCGTCAGATCTACCATGAACTTCAAGATCGGTGGTCCGTCGGAGCGAATGCCATTGCCGCTCATCCACGCCTTTGGGATCTTGAAGAAAGCTGCGGCTGAGGTGAATAAAGACTACGGTCTGGACCCGAAGATCGCGAACGCCATCTGCCAAGCGGCGGACGAGGTGGCGGCCGGGAAGCTGGACGATCATTTCCCTCTGGTGGTGTGGCAGACCGGCTCCGGAACTCAAACCAACATGAACGTGAACGAGGTGATCAGCAACCGAGCCATCGAGATTCTCGGAGGACAACTGGGCTCCAAGAATCCGGTCCACCCAAACGACCACGTCAACAAAAGCCAAAGTTCCAATGACACGTTCCCCACGGCCATGCACATCGCTGCAGCCACGGAAGTCCACCAGGTTCTTCTGCCGGGCCTGCAGACTTTGCACGACGCGCTGGCAGCCAAGGCAC AAGAGTTTAAGGACATCATCAAGATCGGTCGCACGCACACCCAGGATGCCGTTCCACTATCTTTAGGCCAGGAGTTCGGCGGATATGTGCAGCAAGTCAAGTACAGCATCGAACGAGTCAAGGCGGCCATGCCGCGGGTGTACGAGCTAGCTGCCGGGGGCACAGCCGTGGGCACGGGCCTCAACACTCGCGTAGGCTTCGCCGAGAAGGTGGCGTCTACGGTGTCCGCCCTGACCGGGCTGCCCTTCGTGACGGCAGCCAACAAATTCGAGGCGCTGGCTGCACACGACGCCCTGGTCGAGCTGAGTGGCGCCCTAAACACTGTGGCGGTGAGCATGATGAAGATCGCCAACGACGTGCGTTTCCTGGGCTCGGGCCCGCGCTCCGGTCTGGGTGAGCTCATCCTGCCCGAGAACGAACCGGGCAGCAGCATCATGCCCGGGAAGGTCAATCCCACACAGTGCGAGGCCATGACCATGGTGGCCGCCCAAGTGATGGGCAACCACGTGGCGGTGAGCGTGGGGGGCAGCAATGGCCACTTTGAGCTCAATGTCTTCAAGCCTATGATGGCCAAGAACGTGCTAAACTCTGCACGCCTCTTGGGCGACGCCAGCGTCTCCTTCAGCGTCAACTGCGTGGCGGGCATCCAGGCCAACAGGGAACGGATTGACAAGCTGATGAATGAGTCGCTCATGCTGGTGACGGCACTTAACCCGCACATCGGTTATGACAAGGCGGCCACCATCGCCAAGACGGCGCACAAGAAGGGCTCCACGCTCAAGGCGGTGGCCGTGGAGCTAGGCTACCTCACTGAGGAGCAGTTCGACCAGTGGGTCAAGCCAAGTGAAATGCTGGGACCCAAGTAA